One segment of Marvinbryantia formatexigens DSM 14469 DNA contains the following:
- a CDS encoding toxic anion resistance protein, with amino-acid sequence MNDEFAKLAKETPTLTLDPFAEAAKTADAVSGAAQTAVEEVKAASEAPVLQMQEKPQIPAEKKADEPAVDESMFSDEEKEQIAAFAEKINIQDSNVILQYGAAAQQKLADFSEKALENVKTQDLGEVGDMLAGVVTELKNFNATEQPKGFFGFLKKNENRVENLKAKYDKTEVNVNKICDALEEHQVRLLKDTATLDQMYELNTTYFKELSMYIAAGKKKLAQVRGTQLVELTEKAKRSNLPEDAQAAKDLASYCDRFEKKLHDLELSRMVSLQTAPQLRLIQNNNTMMIEKIQSTLVNTIPLWKNQMVIALGLEHASEAAKAQNAVSEMTNELLKRNAEALHTATVSTAREAERGIVDIETLTQTNAKLVQTFDEVLQIQADGRQKRMAAEAEMLRMENELKAKLLEIRK; translated from the coding sequence ATGAATGACGAATTTGCGAAACTGGCGAAGGAGACACCGACGCTCACGCTGGACCCCTTTGCGGAGGCGGCAAAGACGGCGGACGCTGTAAGCGGCGCGGCGCAGACGGCAGTGGAGGAAGTGAAAGCGGCGTCAGAAGCGCCGGTGCTGCAGATGCAGGAAAAACCGCAGATTCCTGCGGAGAAAAAAGCGGATGAGCCGGCGGTGGACGAGAGCATGTTCAGCGACGAGGAGAAAGAGCAGATCGCCGCATTTGCGGAGAAAATCAATATACAGGACAGCAATGTGATTCTGCAGTACGGCGCGGCGGCGCAGCAGAAGCTGGCGGATTTTTCCGAGAAGGCGCTGGAAAATGTGAAAACGCAGGACCTTGGAGAGGTCGGAGACATGCTGGCAGGTGTGGTGACAGAGCTGAAAAATTTTAATGCCACGGAGCAGCCCAAAGGGTTTTTCGGTTTTCTGAAAAAGAATGAAAACCGGGTCGAAAACCTGAAGGCGAAGTATGACAAAACGGAAGTCAACGTGAATAAAATCTGTGATGCCCTGGAGGAGCACCAGGTGCGTCTGCTAAAGGATACGGCGACGCTCGATCAGATGTACGAGCTGAATACTACTTATTTCAAAGAGCTTTCGATGTATATTGCGGCAGGAAAGAAAAAGCTGGCGCAGGTACGCGGCACGCAGCTTGTGGAACTGACTGAAAAGGCGAAGAGAAGCAATCTGCCGGAGGATGCGCAGGCGGCGAAGGACCTGGCATCCTACTGCGACCGTTTTGAGAAAAAGCTGCACGACCTGGAGCTGAGCCGCATGGTATCGCTGCAGACGGCTCCGCAGCTCAGACTGATTCAGAATAATAACACCATGATGATTGAGAAAATCCAGTCTACACTGGTGAACACGATTCCGCTCTGGAAAAACCAGATGGTGATCGCACTGGGTCTTGAGCATGCTTCGGAGGCGGCAAAGGCGCAGAACGCGGTTTCGGAAATGACGAACGAGCTGCTGAAGCGCAATGCAGAAGCGCTGCACACTGCCACCGTATCTACGGCACGGGAGGCGGAGCGCGGAATCGTGGATATCGAGACACTTACACAGACAAACGCAAAGCTTGTGCAGACCTTCGATGAGGTTCTGCAGATTCAGGCGGATGGCCGTCAGAAACGCATGGCGGCGGAAGCGGAGATGCTGCGGATGGAGAACGAACTGAAGGCGAAGCTTTTGGAGATTCGCAAATAA
- a CDS encoding ABC transporter permease: protein MRKLFQKYKYRLISVCSFLVVLLIWHLVTDGFHLVSAVMLPSPAKILNTFWYKLTGGTVPDGSSLLENIWSSLKIALGGYAVGVLVGVPLGIGMAWNKRFELFAKPLFDIIRPVPALAWIPLMILWLGIGYASKVGIIFFAAFISATVNSYTGIRRTSQVHLWVGKTFGATNRQMLFKIAIPTALPMIFTGLRLALGSAWVALVAAEMLAATSGLGYMIQISRMMGRPDVIIVGMLTIGFVGLLLNTVLEKLQKKFVRRAR from the coding sequence ATGAGAAAGCTTTTTCAAAAGTATAAATATAGATTAATTTCTGTGTGTTCATTCCTGGTGGTGCTTCTCATATGGCACCTTGTCACAGACGGATTTCATCTTGTCAGCGCAGTAATGCTGCCAAGTCCGGCAAAAATACTAAATACATTCTGGTATAAACTGACAGGAGGAACTGTTCCGGATGGTTCCAGCCTTTTGGAAAATATATGGTCCAGCTTAAAGATTGCGCTGGGCGGTTATGCGGTAGGTGTTCTGGTAGGGGTGCCGCTTGGAATCGGCATGGCTTGGAATAAGAGATTTGAACTGTTTGCAAAGCCGTTATTTGATATTATCCGTCCGGTTCCGGCGCTTGCATGGATTCCTCTGATGATTTTGTGGCTTGGAATTGGCTATGCATCCAAAGTTGGCATTATCTTCTTTGCAGCATTTATCAGTGCGACGGTGAATTCTTATACTGGAATACGCAGGACCAGTCAGGTGCATCTGTGGGTAGGAAAAACATTTGGTGCGACAAATCGCCAGATGTTATTTAAGATTGCGATTCCGACGGCGCTGCCAATGATTTTTACCGGTCTGCGTCTGGCGCTTGGTTCCGCATGGGTCGCGCTGGTGGCGGCTGAGATGCTGGCGGCAACCAGCGGGCTGGGATATATGATTCAGATATCCCGCATGATGGGGCGCCCGGATGTGATTATCGTAGGAATGCTGACGATTGGATTTGTTGGACTTCTGCTTAATACGGTGCTTGAAAAGCTTCAGAAAAAATTTGTAAGGAGGGCAAGATAG
- a CDS encoding GNAT family N-acetyltransferase produces the protein MTEKRTEEEKALQERFDFRSIRQEEAEEAAEIEYICFPPNEACSRKMMLERIAKAPELFLVAADRETGRIAGFLNGISTEEEAFRDEFFTDAGLYNPEGGVVMLLGLDVRPEYRGQGLARELMRRYACREAGNGRRLLILTCLPDKVKMYEKMGFKNKGISASSWGGEQWYEMSCMLSGGAEE, from the coding sequence ATGACAGAGAAAAGAACAGAGGAAGAGAAGGCACTGCAGGAAAGATTTGATTTCCGGAGCATCCGGCAGGAGGAGGCAGAGGAAGCGGCAGAGATTGAATATATCTGCTTTCCGCCGAACGAGGCATGCTCACGCAAAATGATGCTGGAGCGGATTGCAAAGGCACCGGAGCTGTTTCTGGTGGCGGCGGACCGGGAAACCGGCAGAATCGCCGGGTTTTTGAACGGGATCTCCACGGAGGAAGAAGCCTTCCGGGATGAGTTTTTTACGGATGCCGGTCTGTATAATCCGGAGGGAGGCGTCGTCATGCTGCTGGGACTGGATGTGCGCCCGGAATACCGCGGACAGGGACTGGCGCGCGAACTGATGCGCCGGTATGCCTGCCGGGAAGCCGGAAACGGCAGACGGCTGCTGATACTGACCTGTCTGCCGGATAAGGTGAAGATGTATGAAAAAATGGGATTCAAAAATAAGGGAATCTCGGCGTCTTCCTGGGGAGGAGAGCAGTGGTACGAGATGAGCTGCATGTTGTCTGGCGGAGCAGAAGAATAA
- a CDS encoding asparaginase, which produces MGSFSKLLLIATGGTIASKYTGSGLSPQISASELLSYVPSVTEFCEIDTLQPFSLDSTNVRAAQWLKLASLIEDNYEKYDGFVICHGTDTMAYTAAALSYLIQNNLKPVVITGSQKPIDLAITDARANLTDSLRFAANDRAHGVNIVFGGSVIAGTRAKKERSKSYNAFSSINYPPIAVIQENRIIFYIDDKDRITGEPVFYRTLNDNVFLLKLIPGCSGQILETLFDKFDAVIIESFGVGGLPDYGSDSFRHAIQRLVSAGKIVVMATQVTHEGSDMSIYQVGKVMKDEFALPESYDMTLEATVAKTMWALARSTDAAAFRNLFYQTINHDLLFR; this is translated from the coding sequence ATGGGATCATTTTCAAAACTACTTTTAATCGCCACCGGCGGAACCATTGCCTCAAAATATACCGGAAGCGGTCTGTCTCCGCAGATCTCCGCATCGGAGCTGCTGTCCTACGTCCCTTCCGTCACAGAATTCTGCGAAATAGATACCCTGCAGCCATTCAGCCTTGACAGCACAAATGTCCGCGCCGCGCAATGGCTAAAGCTTGCTTCGCTCATCGAAGATAATTATGAAAAATACGACGGTTTTGTCATCTGCCACGGCACAGATACGATGGCGTACACGGCAGCCGCGCTCTCCTATCTGATTCAGAATAATTTAAAGCCGGTTGTCATCACCGGCTCGCAGAAACCTATTGACCTTGCGATCACAGACGCGCGCGCAAATCTGACAGACAGCCTGCGTTTTGCCGCCAACGACCGCGCGCACGGGGTAAACATCGTATTTGGAGGCAGCGTGATTGCCGGAACACGCGCCAAAAAAGAGCGCTCCAAAAGCTATAACGCATTTTCCAGCATCAACTATCCTCCGATTGCCGTCATCCAGGAAAACCGCATTATCTTTTATATCGACGATAAAGACCGTATCACCGGAGAACCCGTTTTCTACCGCACTTTAAATGACAATGTATTTCTTCTGAAGCTGATTCCCGGCTGCAGCGGACAGATTCTGGAGACCCTGTTCGACAAATTTGACGCCGTAATCATCGAATCCTTCGGCGTGGGCGGTCTGCCGGATTATGGCAGCGACAGCTTCCGCCATGCAATCCAGCGTCTGGTATCTGCCGGAAAAATCGTTGTCATGGCGACCCAGGTGACGCACGAGGGAAGCGATATGTCCATTTACCAGGTAGGCAAAGTGATGAAAGACGAATTTGCCCTGCCAGAATCCTATGACATGACCCTGGAAGCCACCGTCGCCAAAACCATGTGGGCACTCGCCCGGAGCACCGATGCCGCCGCCTTCCGGAATCTGTTCTATCAGACCATCAACCACGATTTGCTGTTCCGCTAG
- a CDS encoding sulfatase-like hydrolase/transferase, which yields MERRPNIVFIISDDQGYWSLGCSGNREILTPNIDRLAACGMRFENFFCASPVCSPARASLLTGTIPSRHGVHDWLKDDDERQASLEYLAGQYSYTRALVENGYCCALSGKWHMGASGKVQQGFTHWFSHKSGGGPYYGAPMYRDGKLYREERYVTDAITDDAVSFLESRTEDRQPFYLHVAYTAPHAPWLNNHPKEYTELYKDCPFESVPHLPRHPDSIYLTDEVAKDERGNLIGYYAAITAMDAGIGRILGKLDEMGLTENTLVVFTSDNGFSCGHHGFWGKGNATFPLNMYEESIKVPFIACHPGHIPEGSVCDALVSAYDFMPTLLEYLDIKPSDTLTRPGVSFAAALRGEAFAQHEEVVVLDEYGPNRMIRGRRFKYVVRYPYGPNELYDLQMDSQETKNLLNAGGFESLETKMRQRLEEWFAKYVNPEIDGAREAVYGSGQTGLAGMWGKGVPAYSCDDYIKENHNFAPYRIR from the coding sequence ATGGAAAGGAGACCGAACATTGTATTTATTATTTCGGACGACCAGGGATACTGGTCTCTGGGGTGCAGTGGAAACAGAGAGATTCTTACACCTAATATTGACCGTCTTGCCGCCTGTGGAATGAGATTTGAAAACTTTTTCTGTGCATCTCCGGTATGTTCACCGGCAAGAGCAAGTCTGTTGACGGGAACGATTCCATCCCGGCATGGTGTGCATGACTGGCTCAAAGATGATGATGAACGCCAGGCGTCTCTGGAATATCTGGCGGGACAGTATTCTTACACAAGGGCTCTGGTGGAAAACGGATATTGTTGTGCACTGTCAGGAAAATGGCATATGGGTGCATCAGGAAAGGTGCAGCAGGGATTTACACACTGGTTCAGTCATAAATCGGGAGGAGGTCCTTACTATGGAGCGCCTATGTACCGGGATGGAAAACTGTACCGGGAAGAACGCTATGTGACAGATGCTATTACGGATGATGCTGTAAGTTTTCTGGAATCAAGAACAGAGGACCGGCAACCGTTTTATCTTCATGTAGCATATACTGCTCCACATGCTCCCTGGTTGAATAACCATCCGAAGGAATATACAGAGCTTTATAAAGACTGCCCGTTTGAGTCGGTTCCTCATCTGCCAAGGCACCCGGACAGTATTTATCTGACCGATGAGGTTGCAAAGGATGAGAGAGGAAATCTGATTGGCTATTATGCGGCAATTACTGCGATGGATGCAGGAATCGGGCGTATTCTGGGAAAACTGGATGAAATGGGGCTGACGGAAAATACGCTGGTTGTATTTACGTCGGATAATGGTTTTTCCTGTGGGCATCATGGATTCTGGGGAAAAGGAAACGCTACTTTCCCGCTGAATATGTATGAAGAATCTATAAAGGTCCCCTTTATTGCGTGTCATCCGGGGCATATTCCGGAAGGAAGCGTATGTGACGCTCTGGTCTCCGCCTATGATTTTATGCCGACATTGCTGGAATATCTGGACATTAAGCCATCCGATACATTAACGCGACCGGGGGTGTCTTTTGCGGCTGCGCTCCGGGGAGAAGCTTTTGCACAGCATGAGGAAGTGGTGGTGCTGGACGAATATGGCCCAAACCGCATGATACGGGGAAGACGCTTTAAATATGTTGTCCGCTATCCGTATGGACCAAATGAATTATATGATTTGCAGATGGATTCTCAGGAAACGAAAAATTTGCTGAATGCGGGAGGATTTGAATCGCTTGAAACGAAAATGCGCCAGCGTCTGGAAGAATGGTTTGCCAAATATGTGAATCCGGAAATTGATGGTGCCAGAGAAGCCGTATATGGGTCCGGGCAGACAGGTCTTGCAGGTATGTGGGGGAAAGGAGTTCCGGCATATAGCTGCGACGATTATATTAAGGAAAATCATAACTTCGCACCATACAGAATCAGATAA
- a CDS encoding ECF transporter S component, translating to MENRNETVLKWAQTALLAALCFVTFTFLQIKIPMPGGDATSLHIGNAFCVLAALLLGGGYGGLAGAVGMTIADILDPVYIVSAPKTFVLKLCIGLITGLVAHKIAKIGQSTDKKYIFKWSVIASICGLGFNVIFDPLVGYFYKQIVLGQPQEMASVLAKWSTMTTFVNAVVSVILVAVIYNVLRPALAKAGLLVQTE from the coding sequence ATGGAAAACAGAAATGAAACAGTTTTGAAATGGGCGCAGACAGCCCTTCTGGCGGCGCTGTGCTTTGTCACATTTACATTTTTGCAGATTAAAATTCCGATGCCGGGCGGCGATGCCACCTCGCTGCATATCGGAAATGCGTTCTGCGTACTGGCGGCGCTGCTGCTTGGCGGCGGTTACGGCGGACTGGCAGGCGCGGTCGGGATGACGATTGCGGATATTCTTGACCCGGTCTACATTGTGAGCGCGCCGAAAACATTTGTGCTGAAGCTCTGCATTGGTCTGATTACCGGTCTGGTTGCGCATAAAATCGCGAAAATCGGACAAAGTACGGATAAGAAATATATTTTTAAGTGGAGTGTGATTGCATCCATTTGCGGACTTGGCTTTAATGTCATTTTTGATCCGCTGGTGGGTTACTTTTACAAGCAGATCGTTCTCGGACAGCCGCAGGAAATGGCGTCTGTTCTGGCAAAATGGAGCACGATGACCACCTTTGTGAACGCAGTGGTATCTGTGATTCTGGTTGCCGTGATTTACAATGTTCTGCGCCCGGCGCTGGCGAAGGCGGGGCTGCTGGTGCAGACGGAGTAA
- a CDS encoding ABC transporter permease, producing MIDTTSNSRFSSKQLIAIYTVISLLSLLVVWELAARFTGASMFLPPASQVLMAFIRSFTEPIGKQTMLVHIGVSLYRVAVAFFFATVVGISLGIAMGYSRLAEAIFKPIFEFIRPIPPLAWIPLSILWFGLSDVGKFFIIFLGCFSFITVNTYDGAKNVDPELIGAARMLGANERQIFFRIVLPSAVPYIFAGLQIAVTAGWSAVVGAEMIQSNEGVGWVIVRGMNTGNTVQIMVGIMAIGIVGFILANLTSALERRLCAWNEQKGM from the coding sequence ATGATTGATACCACATCAAACAGCCGTTTTTCATCAAAACAGTTGATTGCTATTTATACAGTGATTTCTCTGCTGTCTCTGCTTGTGGTCTGGGAACTGGCAGCCAGATTTACCGGAGCATCTATGTTTCTTCCACCTGCAAGTCAGGTGCTGATGGCATTTATCAGAAGCTTTACGGAACCAATTGGTAAACAGACCATGCTGGTGCATATCGGTGTTAGTCTGTACCGTGTGGCGGTAGCGTTTTTCTTTGCAACGGTTGTTGGCATCTCACTCGGCATAGCAATGGGTTATTCCAGACTTGCTGAAGCCATTTTCAAGCCGATTTTCGAATTTATCCGTCCGATTCCGCCGCTGGCATGGATTCCGCTTTCGATTCTGTGGTTTGGCTTAAGCGATGTAGGAAAATTTTTTATCATTTTTCTGGGATGTTTTTCTTTTATTACAGTTAATACATATGATGGAGCAAAAAATGTGGACCCGGAGCTGATTGGAGCAGCCAGGATGTTGGGGGCAAATGAACGACAGATTTTTTTCAGAATAGTTCTTCCGTCTGCTGTTCCTTACATTTTTGCAGGTCTGCAGATAGCGGTTACAGCCGGATGGAGTGCTGTGGTGGGAGCGGAAATGATTCAGTCTAATGAAGGTGTGGGATGGGTTATTGTGCGCGGAATGAATACCGGAAATACAGTACAGATTATGGTGGGAATTATGGCGATTGGCATTGTGGGCTTTATACTTGCTAATCTGACCAGTGCTTTAGAAAGGAGACTGTGTGCATGGAACGAACAGAAGGGAATGTAA
- a CDS encoding ABC transporter substrate-binding protein gives MKMKTGAAFLLAAVTALSFTGYSGSVKAAESSEELPVLRVAAMPTITSLPTYYIQKNGLDEQAGFKMDITMFDTGAPMNEALAADLWDVGHMGAAAVTGMANYDELIIGEVLESTDGQGVFVTPDSPVAQDTGYNPSYPTVLGSPDSVTGITILTPVGTAQHFTVLKWLEKLGMEPTDVNIVNMDTVQAYQALQAGQGDAASLNVPTFFDAENDGMVQVANLADMGTRYVDMIVGNRKSLEDKSELIQKYVDCVMEANAALAEDSDMAADLLVEFLKDSGMETSRENCVSDLGRVKWLVKEDWKGRELGTFAKELGEFYIEQGQLEASASEKFTTNVITTFVEAYQ, from the coding sequence ATGAAAATGAAAACAGGAGCAGCTTTTTTACTGGCGGCAGTTACGGCGCTTTCTTTCACAGGCTACAGCGGGTCCGTCAAAGCAGCGGAGAGCAGTGAAGAACTTCCGGTTCTGCGGGTTGCGGCAATGCCGACGATTACAAGTCTGCCAACTTATTATATCCAGAAAAATGGATTAGATGAGCAGGCGGGATTTAAAATGGATATCACCATGTTTGATACGGGTGCCCCGATGAATGAAGCTCTGGCTGCTGACTTGTGGGATGTGGGACATATGGGTGCTGCCGCTGTTACGGGAATGGCAAATTATGATGAACTGATTATTGGTGAAGTGCTGGAATCCACTGACGGACAAGGCGTATTTGTGACACCGGATTCCCCGGTGGCGCAGGATACAGGTTATAATCCGTCGTATCCGACAGTTCTTGGCAGTCCCGATTCTGTTACAGGCATTACGATTCTGACACCTGTGGGAACCGCCCAGCATTTTACTGTTTTGAAATGGCTGGAAAAACTGGGAATGGAACCGACAGATGTAAACATTGTTAATATGGATACTGTGCAGGCCTATCAGGCACTGCAGGCCGGACAGGGAGATGCCGCATCGCTGAATGTGCCCACTTTTTTTGACGCAGAAAATGACGGAATGGTACAAGTGGCAAATCTGGCAGACATGGGAACCCGTTATGTAGATATGATTGTGGGCAACCGCAAATCCCTGGAAGATAAGTCGGAACTGATTCAGAAATATGTAGATTGTGTAATGGAAGCCAATGCTGCTCTGGCAGAGGATTCGGATATGGCGGCAGACCTGCTTGTGGAATTTCTGAAGGATTCCGGAATGGAGACCAGTCGTGAAAACTGCGTGTCTGATTTGGGACGTGTAAAATGGCTGGTAAAAGAAGACTGGAAAGGGCGTGAACTTGGAACTTTTGCGAAAGAACTGGGCGAGTTCTATATAGAGCAGGGACAACTGGAAGCCAGTGCAAGCGAGAAATTTACCACCAATGTGATTACTACCTTTGTGGAGGCTTATCAATAA
- a CDS encoding ABC transporter ATP-binding protein, which translates to MQDNKMPKVQVRHLTKKFGDLLVLNDISFDVHAGEFLCIVGPTGCGKTTFLNSLTKLYEPTAGEILLDGQPVDLKKQSIAYIFQEYSTMPWLTVEENVGFGLDIKGVPKEKARVLVDEYLEIVGLTKYRKYYPDQLSASMLQRVVIARAFATQPDLLLMDEPYGQLDIQLRYRLEDELISLWQRTGTTVIFITHNIEEAVYLGERILVLTNKPTSIKQAIDNSLPRPRNIASPDFVKLRNEVTDLIKWW; encoded by the coding sequence ATGCAGGACAATAAAATGCCAAAGGTACAGGTACGTCATCTGACAAAAAAGTTTGGCGACCTCCTGGTACTTAACGATATTTCTTTCGATGTTCATGCCGGAGAATTCCTTTGCATTGTGGGTCCTACCGGCTGTGGAAAGACAACATTTTTAAACAGTCTGACAAAGCTGTATGAGCCGACAGCAGGAGAAATTCTGCTGGACGGACAACCGGTAGACCTGAAGAAACAGAGCATCGCTTATATTTTCCAGGAATATTCTACGATGCCCTGGCTGACGGTAGAAGAGAACGTGGGCTTTGGACTGGATATTAAAGGAGTGCCAAAGGAAAAAGCACGAGTTCTGGTTGACGAATATCTGGAGATTGTGGGACTGACAAAATATCGCAAATACTATCCGGATCAATTATCCGCCAGTATGCTGCAGCGTGTTGTAATCGCCAGAGCATTTGCTACACAGCCGGATTTGCTGCTGATGGATGAGCCTTATGGACAACTGGATATTCAGCTTCGTTACCGTCTGGAAGACGAGCTGATTAGCCTGTGGCAGCGTACTGGAACAACCGTCATATTTATTACGCATAATATTGAGGAGGCTGTTTATCTGGGAGAGCGTATTCTGGTGCTTACTAATAAACCGACAAGTATTAAGCAGGCGATTGATAATTCACTTCCACGTCCCCGGAACATTGCCAGTCCTGATTTTGTGAAACTGCGCAATGAGGTGACGGATTTGATTAAGTGGTGGTAA
- a CDS encoding ABC transporter ATP-binding protein, which produces MERTEGNVIAGGAVLECRNVGRSFDNYDGNGRNEVLRNMNFEVHENEFLVLFGAGQCGKTTLLNILAGLDMPTEGEVYTRGRKVTGPAPERGVVYQKTSLFPWMTVEENVGFGPSVRHVPEKERRELVKRYLELVGLTGFEKSYPGQLSGGMRQRVGIARAYANQPDIMLMDEPFGHLDAQTRYMMEEELQRIWQKEKRTVVFVTNNIEEALFLADRIILLTNCPTHIKEEYIIDMPHPRDYVDSEFLRLRQLITDNMDLTL; this is translated from the coding sequence ATGGAACGAACAGAAGGGAATGTAATCGCAGGAGGAGCAGTACTGGAGTGTCGGAATGTAGGGCGCAGTTTTGATAATTATGATGGGAACGGCAGGAATGAAGTGCTTCGCAATATGAATTTTGAAGTTCATGAAAATGAATTTCTTGTGTTGTTTGGGGCGGGGCAATGCGGTAAAACCACGTTGCTGAACATTTTGGCGGGGCTGGATATGCCGACAGAGGGTGAGGTATATACCAGAGGAAGAAAAGTGACAGGACCGGCTCCAGAGAGAGGGGTAGTATATCAGAAAACATCCTTGTTTCCGTGGATGACTGTTGAGGAAAACGTAGGTTTTGGACCGAGCGTGCGTCATGTGCCGGAAAAAGAGCGCAGAGAACTGGTAAAGCGGTATCTGGAACTGGTTGGTCTGACCGGTTTTGAGAAGAGTTATCCGGGTCAGCTGTCTGGTGGTATGCGGCAGCGCGTTGGTATTGCCAGGGCCTACGCTAATCAGCCGGATATTATGCTGATGGATGAACCGTTTGGACATCTGGATGCCCAGACACGTTATATGATGGAGGAAGAACTGCAGCGCATCTGGCAGAAAGAAAAGCGCACAGTAGTTTTTGTTACAAATAATATTGAAGAGGCACTTTTTTTAGCTGACCGTATCATTCTGCTCACAAATTGCCCCACTCATATTAAGGAAGAATATATTATCGATATGCCGCATCCCCGCGACTATGTGGATTCCGAGTTTTTACGTTTGCGGCAGCTTATTACGGATAATATGGATTTGACGCTGTAA